One region of Gemmobacter fulvus genomic DNA includes:
- the repA gene encoding plasmid partitioning protein RepA produces the protein MTEIDKDLDVAIGHYAELLASNLHAQRAAHFPPDAKKVMRSLTSGEAAELLGVDHTYLRKLHREGKITDVETTAGSHRRYTLDDVWEIRQSLEANAKKPGTYVPGRRKGDELQVISVVNFKGGSGKTTTSAHLAQRLAFKGYRVLAIDLDPQASLSALHGIQPELDLMEGGTLYDAVRYDDPVPVSEVIRKTYIRGLDLIPGNLELMEFEHETPAAIQRGGARAFFARVRDALDSVESDYDVVVIDCPPQLGFLTMSALSASSGVLVTVHPQMLDLMSMSQFLRMTADLLGVIRDAGANLRFDWLRFLPTRYKVGDAPQTEVIAFIRGLFGRSVLTNHMVESTAISDAGLTKQTLYEADKKDFTRQTFDRAIESMNAVNDEIAAIIQSTWGRNGKKA, from the coding sequence ATGACCGAGATAGACAAAGACCTGGACGTCGCCATTGGTCACTACGCCGAACTCTTGGCTTCGAACCTGCATGCACAACGTGCAGCGCACTTCCCACCCGATGCGAAGAAGGTGATGCGCAGCTTGACGAGCGGTGAGGCGGCCGAGTTGCTCGGTGTCGATCATACCTACCTTCGCAAACTTCATCGAGAAGGCAAGATCACCGACGTTGAAACGACGGCCGGTAGCCATCGCCGCTACACCCTCGACGATGTCTGGGAGATCAGACAAAGCCTTGAGGCCAACGCCAAGAAGCCGGGAACGTATGTGCCGGGCCGTCGTAAGGGCGACGAGCTGCAAGTCATTTCCGTTGTGAATTTCAAGGGTGGAAGCGGCAAGACCACCACATCAGCGCACCTTGCGCAGAGACTCGCGTTCAAGGGTTATCGTGTGCTGGCCATTGATCTGGACCCGCAGGCGTCGTTGTCCGCCTTGCACGGGATCCAGCCTGAACTGGACCTCATGGAAGGCGGGACGCTGTACGACGCAGTCCGGTATGACGACCCTGTTCCGGTTTCCGAGGTCATCAGGAAGACCTACATCCGTGGCCTGGATCTCATTCCGGGCAATCTCGAGCTCATGGAGTTCGAGCACGAGACCCCGGCCGCGATCCAGCGTGGCGGTGCCCGCGCTTTCTTCGCGAGAGTCCGAGACGCCCTCGACAGCGTCGAAAGTGACTACGATGTCGTCGTGATCGACTGCCCTCCGCAACTGGGCTTCCTGACCATGTCTGCCCTTTCCGCGTCCTCGGGCGTCCTGGTGACGGTCCACCCGCAGATGCTTGACCTCATGTCCATGTCGCAGTTCCTGCGGATGACGGCCGACCTGCTGGGCGTGATCCGCGATGCAGGCGCCAACCTGCGGTTCGATTGGCTCCGGTTCCTGCCGACCCGCTACAAGGTGGGCGACGCCCCGCAGACCGAGGTCATCGCTTTCATTCGTGGGCTCTTCGGGCGTTCGGTGCTGACGAACCACATGGTCGAGTCGACGGCGATATCGGATGCCGGGCTGACCAAGCAGACCTTGTATGAGGCGGACAAGAAGGACTTCACGCGCCAGACCTTCGACCGCGCCATCGAGTCCATGAATGCCGTCAATGACGAGATCGCCGCGATCATCCAGAGCACGTGGGGACGCAATGGCAAGAAAGCCTAA